Proteins encoded in a region of the Anopheles ziemanni chromosome 2, idAnoZiCoDA_A2_x.2, whole genome shotgun sequence genome:
- the LOC131282157 gene encoding ATP-citrate synthase isoform X1, whose amino-acid sequence MSAKAIREATGKDIINRLLEGDHGTAKCRFATVTETTQWQQLVQDNPWLETSPLVVKPDQLIKRRGKLGLIAVNKNLTQVKAWIAERMGKDQKIGNANGKLRNFIIEPFVPHKDNEEAYVCIYSHRTADTILFYHQGGVDIGDVDSKALKLDVPVGKDVSLEDIQNVLLTEISSAKKQRVANFVFNLYRLYVDLHFTYLEINPLVVTSDSIYILDLAAKLDATADFICRPKWGEIDYPPPFGRDAFPEEAYIADLDAKSGASLKLTILNRNGRIWTMVAGGGASVIYSDTICDLDGANELANYGEYSGAPSEQQTYEYAKTILGLMTSSPKHPDGKVLITGGGIANFTNVAATFSGIITALREYQQKLIDHSVSIFVRRAGPNYQEGLRKMREIGSSLGIPLYVFGPETHMTAICGMALGKKPIPKSCNVHFATANFLLPGGQQAAESSKKSSTGSQDAVNAASGSGGVSKKLTSPVATSPVGGAGGAVRFSQTGMGSEEYRQMFTNRTKALVWGMQTRAVQSMLDFDFICRRDEPSVVAMVYPFTGYHKQKFYWGHKEVLIPVYSKMSEAINKHKEADVLVNFASLRSAYDSSMEVLDYPQIRTIAIIAEGIPENLTRKLNMAAKERKVSIIGPATVGGVKPGCFKIGNTGGMLDNIIHSKLYRAGSVAYVSRSGGMSNELNNIVSLTTDGVYEGVAIGGDRYPGTTFMDHILRYQADPAAKMIVLLGEVGGVEEYEVCEALKDGRITKPLIAWCIGTCAGMFTSEVQFGHAGSCANSDRETASAKNASLAEAGAHVPDSFDTLGDLIGSVYENMVKEGHIVPAEEVPAPTVPMDYSWARELGLIRKPASFMTSICDERGQELLYAGMPISDVLQKNVGIGGVVSLLWFQRCLPPYVCKFFEMCLMVTADHGPAVSGAHNTIVCARAGKDLVSSVVSGLLTIGDRFGGALDGAAKQFSEAYDSNLHPMEFVNSMRKKGQLIMGIGHRVKSINNPDVRVKIIKEFVMQNFPAYPLLEYALEVEKITTSKKPNLILNVDGVIATCFVDMLRNCGSFTSDEAQEYINIGAINSLFVLGRSIGFIGHYMDQKRLKQGLYRHPWDDISYVLPEQYN is encoded by the exons ATGTCCGCCAAAGCGATACGCGAAGCCACCGGTAAAGATATCATCAACCGCCTGCTCGAGGGCGACCATGGAACGGCCAAGTGCCGGTTCGCGACCGTTACCGAAACGACACAGTGGCAGCAGTTGGTGCAGGACAATCCTTGGCTGGAGACCTCG CCTCTCGTTGTTAAGCCGGACCAGCTGATCAAGCGCCGTGGAAAACTCGGACTGATCGCAGTGAACAAAAACCTGACCCAGGTGAAAGCATGGATCGCCGAGCGCATGGGCAAGGATCAGAAGATTGGCAATGCCAACGGAAAGCTACGAAACTTTATCATCGAACCGTTCGTGCCACACAAAGAT AACGAGGAAGCGTACGTGTGCATCTACTCACACCGGACGGCAGACACTATACTGTTTTACCACCAGGGTGGTGTCGATATTGGCGATGTCGATTCGAAGGCGCTCAAGTTGGACGTACCTGTTGGAAAAGATGTCAGTCTGGAAGACATACAAAATGTTTTGCTAACCGAAATCTCCTCCGCTAAAAAGCA gagGGTGGCCAACTTTGTGTTTAATCTGTATCGATTGTATGTGGATTTACACTTCACCTACCTGGAGATCAACCCGCTGGTCGTCACGAGCGATTCCATCTACATTCTCGATCTGGCCGCCAAGCTGGACGCGACGGCCGACTTCATTTGCCGCCCAAAGTGGGGTGAAATCGATTATCCACCACCGTTCGGGCGTGATGCATTCCCGGAGGAGGCGTACATTGCTGATCTGGACGCCAAGAGTGGTGCCTCACTGAAGTTGACCATCCTGAACCGTAATGGACGCATTTGGACGATGGTGGCGGGTGGTGGAGCTAGTGTGATCTACTCCGATACGATCTGCGATCTGGACGGAGCGAACGAGCTGGCCAACTATGGCGAGTACAGTGGCGCACCGTCCGAACAGCAGACGTACGAGTATGCGAAAACGATCCTAGGTTTGATGACCAGCAGCCCGAAGCATCCGGATGGGAAGGTGCTTATCACCGGAGGTGGTATCGCTAACTTCACCAATGTGGCCGCCACGTTCAGCGGCATCATTACGGCGCTACGCGAGTACCAGCAGAAGCTGATCGACCACAGTGTGTCTATCTTTGTACGCCGCGCTGGCCCGAACTATCAGGAGGGTTTGCGCAAGATGCGTGAGATTGGTAGCAGTCTAG GCATTCCACTATACGTGTTTGGTCCGGAAACCCACATGACGGCCATCTGCGGCATGGCTTTGGGCAAGAAACCGATCCCGAAGAGCTGCAACGTACACTTTGCCACGGCAAACTTCCTGCTGCCTGGTGGCCAGCAGGCGGCCGAATCGTCCAAGAAGTCATCCACTGGCAGCCAGGATGCCGTCAACG CAGCTAGTGGTAGTGGTGGCGTTAGTAAGAAACTTACCTCACCCGTCGCTACTTCCCCGGTAGGCGGAGCTGGTGGAGCGGTGCGCTTCTCGCAGACCGGCATGGGATCGGAAGAGTATCGTCAGATGTTTACCAACCGGACGAAGGCACTCGTTTGGGGCATGCAGACCCGTGCCGTGCAATCGATGCTGGATTTCGACTTTATCTGTCG CCGAGACGAGCCGTCGGTGGTGGCCATGGTGTACCCGTTCACCGGCTACCATAAGCAGAAGTTCTACTGGGGCCACAAGGAAGTGCTGATCCCGGTGTACTCGAAGATGTCGGAAGCCATCAACAAGCACAAGGAGGCGGACGTGCTGGTGAACTTTGCCTCGCTGCGATCGGCCTACGATAGCTCGATGGAGGTGCTGGACTACCCGCAGATCCGCACGATTGCGATCATCGCCGAGGGAATCCCGGAGAATCTGACGCGCAAACTGAACATGGCCGCCAAGGAGCGCAAGGTGTCGATCATCGGACCGGCGACGGTCGGTGGGGTGAAGCCGGGCTGCTTCAAGATCGGAAACACGGGCGGCATGCTCGACAACATCATACATTCCAAGCTGTACCGGGCGGGCAGCGTGGCGTACGTGTCGCGCTCGGGTGGCATGTCGAACGAGTTGAACAACATCGTCTCGCTGACGACGGACGGCGTGTACGAGGGCGTGGCTATCGGTGGTGACCGCTACCCGGGCACCACGTTCATGGATCACATTCTGCGCTATCAGGCCGATCCGGCCGCCAAGATGATTGTGCTGCTGGGTGAGGTCGGTGGTGTCGAGGAGTACGAAGTGTGCGAAGCATTGAAGGATGGCCGTATCACGAAGCCACTGATTGCCTGGTGCATCGGCACTTGCGCCGGCATGTTCACGTCCGAGGTGCAGTTCGGCCACGCCGGTTCTTGCGCCAACTCGGACCGCGAGACGGCATCCGCCAAGAACGCGAGCCTGGCCGAGGCGGGCGCACACGTGCCGGACTCGTTCGATACGCTCGGCGATCTGATTGGCTCCGTGTACGAGAACATGGTCAAGGAGGGCCACATTGTGCCGGCGGAAGAGGTTCCGGCACCGACCGTACCGATGGACTACTCGTGGGCTCGCGAGCTGGGCCTGATTCGCAAGCCGGCCTCCTTCATGACGTCGATCTGCGACGAGCGAGGCCAGGAGCTGCTGTACGCTGGCATGCCGATCAGCGACGTGCTGCAGAAGAACGTCGGCATCGGGGGTGTCGTGTCGCTGCTCTGGTTCCAGCGCTGCCTGCCACCGTACGTTTGCAAGTTCTTCGAGATGTGTCTGATGGTCACGGCCGACCACGGACCGGCCGTATCCGGCGCGCACAATACCATCGTGTGCGCCCGTGCCGGAAAGGATCTGGTGTCGTCGGTGGTGAGCGGTCTGCTCACGATTGGTGACCGGTTCGGCGGTGCACTCGACGGTGCGGCGAAGCAGTTTTCCGAAGCGTACGACTCCAATCTTCACCCGATGGAGTTCGTCAACTCCATGCGCAAGAAG GGACAACTGATCATGGGCATCGGTCATCGAGTGAAATCCATCAACAATCCGGATGTGCGGGTGAAAATAATCAAGGAGTTTGTTATGCAAAACTTCCCGGCCTATCCGCTGCTGGAGTACGCGCTGGAGGTTGAGAAGATCACCACCAGCAAGAAACCGAACCTCATCCTGAACGTCGATGGTGTCATTGCGACCTGCTTCGTAGATATGCTACGGAACTGTGGCTCATTCACGAG TGATGAAGCCCAGGAATACATCAACATCGGTGCAATCAACTCACTGTTTGTGCTTGGTCGCAGCATTGGCTTCATCGGCCACTACATGGACCAGAAGCGGCTCAAGCAGGGTCTCTACCGTCACCCGTGGGATGACATCTCGTACGTACTACCTGAGCAGTACAACTAA